The following proteins are encoded in a genomic region of Corticium candelabrum chromosome 11, ooCorCand1.1, whole genome shotgun sequence:
- the LOC134186408 gene encoding large ribosomal subunit protein uL13-like, translating to MGFEKVVLIDAKGHLLGRLASVVAKCILTGQRIIVVRCEQINISGSFYRNKLKFLKYLRKRCATKPSRGPFHFRAPSRVFFKTVRGMIPHKTKRGTEALNRLKVFDGIPPPYDKQKRMVVPAALKVLKLRPGRRFCDLGRLSHEVGWKYQDVVTTLEEKRKAKAKVYWENKKRLEKLKQQALQQEAQKLKPIDQVLEQYGHL from the exons ATGGGGTTTGAGAAG GTTGTTCTGATTGATGCAAAAGGCCATCTTTTGGGTCGATTAGCGTCAGTCGTGGCAAAGTGTATTCTAACAG GGCAAAGGATTATCGTGGTTAGATGCGAGCAGATCAACATCAGTGGGAGTTTCTACAGAAATAAAT TGAAGTTTCTCAAGTATTTGCGCAAGCGCTGTGCAACAAAGCCCTCAAGAGGACCGTTTCACTTTCGTGCTCCAAGTCGTGTGTTCTTTAAGACAGTGAGAG GTATGATCCCTCACAAGACAAAGCGAGGCACGGAGGCTCTGAACCGTTTGAAGGTGTTCGACGGCATCCCACCACCATATGACAAA CAAAAGCGGATGGTTGTCCCGGCTGCTCTCAAAGTGTTGAAGTTGAGACCAGGACGAAgg TTTTGTGATTTGGGTCGATTGTCACATGAGGTTGGTTGGAAGTACCAG GATGTTGTAACGACTTTGGAGGAAAAGCGGAAAGCTAAGGCTAAAGTTTACTGGGAGAACAAGAAGCGATTGGAG AAACTGAAGCAACAAGCTTTACAACAGGAAGCACAGAAATTGAAGCCTATTGACCAAGTGCTTGAGCAGTATGGTCACTTGTAG
- the LOC134187315 gene encoding ashwin-like has product MSEWGVVVECDLLRPESLSQDELVVRLRKARVPFSGTNASRDDLIELFYKHVTPRPQRKLKNSRNGRRMETDEKIENKSSAVHAKSNLSRKRQKVSPMPDDRPEMKRSIPGGVTSSRTINIRHRGDNMRVIGNDEANIESQGVVTLNRKRTASEAMSDLSLSPDCREDSACKRAFKVTPIEWP; this is encoded by the exons ATGTCGGAGTGGGGCGTGGTCGTCGAGTGTGACCTTCTGCGCCCCGAATCATTGTCTCAAGACGAGCTAGTCGTGCGTCTGAGGAAGGCTCGCGTTCCGTTCTCCGGGACGAACGCAAGTCGCGACGATCTGATTGAATTGTTCTACAAACACGTCACTCCTCGCCCTCAGAGAAAACTAAAAAACTCAAGAAACGGCAGACGCATGGAAACAGACGAAAAAATCGAAAACAAATCGTCTGCCGTGCACGCCAAGTCAAATCTTTCTCGTAAAAG ACAAAAAGTGTCTCCTATGCCGGACGACCGGCCTGAAATGAAACGGAGCATTCCTGGAGGTGTGACGTCATCGAGAACAATTAATATTAGACATCGTGGTGACAATATGAGAGTAATTGGTAATGATGAGGCAAATATAGAGAGTCAAGGGGTAGTGACATTGAATAGGAAGCGAACGGCATCAGAGGCCATGTCCGATCTGAGTCTGTCTCCGGATTGTAGAGAGGACAGTGCGTGCAAGCGAGCTTTCAAAGTGACACCAATTGAGTGGCCGTAG
- the LOC134186406 gene encoding probable serine/threonine-protein kinase mps1, giving the protein MNFTVEEIITKLKFNDEDSSATRTRYERLLRDHPLCAYVYVFFAEFELSQGNREGSIKMLKTGVRKKAQPFGLMRAAQDNIWNSRPVLDDSLLATIRNTSSSSSDSSSMHNTQPTTITKSLQTVCKDDSEVVSAAEKGEENVDGTGWQLNYYEEGRLQSMETQSSDNAIPIETPSHHPSNNIDTNTVSYQDPLSERVTQMLQEKRSHECSSGVKASRKPRRRRHRGTQPPALYVPVKSLNAHEDNKHDKDALTNADNNSLPGWVYTPSSHVTRSLTRHMDTHKSNTVCGMMSPELPVVRNLPARSVSAIKMAALDKKETTCSDHKQPSCQSLSMQTKTTDTFLKMQPPGQRVAIETCENQDERWKEVVMPRGHELSMKKENQESGNRICINRNWYEKVGVLGSGASSRVFSAVALNSITHDPVAIKCVDLSVVSDKAVRDTFMQEIAVLEELNKGGCKHIIKLHEWEYREHNMMLYIVMEKGDKDLSCLIKETGALPLWKVQAFWSNMLEAVQAIHRFKIIHSDLKPANFIVFNGYSLKLIDFGIADKIENERTSIQRDLEKGTPNYMAPEAIRAGCNAQGVMKVGPSSDIWSLGCILYSMLYGHAPFSHIRQMKLMAITDNSVQIDFPPLSIPDSQNAIDMLKRCLQRNPKQRATVEELLNHPWLVGTQAVELSTAKRPAMVSIEKPPVANHNHLVHDQQQDLREINSHAIRIARAGLKPLAVSQNKKYMKIQQAELKENMGLGTLLKNGLKEKYKNAMDSITETSEQSSWSLS; this is encoded by the exons ATGAACTTTACTGTAGAGGAGATCATCACAAAACTAAAGTTCAA TGATGAGGACTCAAGTGCGACGCGGACACGTTACGAGCGGCTGTTGCGTGATCATCCTCTGTGTGCATATGTTTACGTTTTCTTCGCGGAATTTGAGTTGAGTCAAG GAAATCGTGAGGGGAGTATTAAGATGTTGAAGACGGGCGTACGCAAAAAAGCTCAACCGTTTGGACTTATGCGAGCCGCTCAAGACAACATATGGAACAGCCGTCCTGTTCTAGATGACAGTCTACTGGCAACAATACGAAACACCAGCAGTAGCAGTTCAGATTCCTCATCGATGCACAATACACAACCAACAACCATCACTAAGTCATTACAAAC GGTTTGCAAAGATGATAGTGAAGTCGTGTCTGCTGCAGAGAAAGGAGAGGAAAATGTAGATGGCACTGGGTGGCAGTTGAATTATTACGAGGAGGGTAGACTGCAGTCTATGGAAACTCAAAG TTCTGATAATGCCATTCCTATTGAGACGCCTTCACATCATCCTTCTAACAACATTGATACGAACACCGTCTCTTACCAGGATCCTTTGTCCGAGCGTGTCACGCAAATGCTACAAGAGAAACGATCTCACGAATGCTCTAGTGGAGTAAAGGCCAGCAGAAAACCAAGACGACGACGTCACCGTGGAACTCAACCACCTGCGTTGTATGTGCCAGTAAAATCACTAAATGCACatgaagacaacaaacatgacaaaGACGCCTTAACAAACGCCGACAATAACTCCTTGCCGGGTTGGGTTTACACACCaagtagtcacgtgacacgcaGTTTAACAAggcacatggacacacacaagaGCAACACTGTATGTGGGATGATGAGCCCTGAACTTCCCGTAGTGAGGAACCTACCAGCAAGGTCTGTGTCAGCGATCAAGATGGCTGCATTGGATAAGAAAGAAACGACGTGTAGTGACCACAAGCAGCCGTCTTGTCAGTCACTTTCAATGCAAACGAAGACAACCGACACgtttctcaaaatgcaacCGCCTGGGCAACGAGTTGCCATAGAGACATGTGAAAATCAGGACGAAAGGTGGAAGGAGGTGGTGATGCCGCGGGGGCATGAATTGTCAATGAAGAAGGAAAATCAAGAATCAGGAAATCGGATTTGTATTAATAGGAATTGGTATGAAAAGGTTGGAGTGTTGGGTTCGGGAGCATCGAGTCGG GTTTTTAGTGCCGTTGCTCTCAACAGCATCACTCATGATCCAGTTGCTATAAAATGTGTAGATCTCAGTGTTGTTTCTGACAAGGCAGTTAGAGATACGTTCATGCAGGAAATTGCCGTACTGGAGGAATTGAACAAGGGAGGCTGCAAGCATATTATCAAACTACATGAATG GGAGTATCGTGAACACAACATGATGCTGTATATTGTTATGGAAAAGGGTGACAAGGATTTGAGTTGTTTGATCAAGGAGACAGGAGCTTTGCCATTGTGGAAAGTGCAAGCATTTTGGAGCAACATGCTTGAAGCCGTCCAG GCTATTCACAGATTCAAGATAATTCACAGTGATCTAAAGCCAGCGAACTTCATTGTCTTCAACGGCTACTCACTCAAGCTGATTGACTTCGGTATTGCTGATAAGATCGAGAACGAGAGAACAAGCATCCAACGTGATCTAGAGAAGGGCACACCAAACTACATGGCACCAGAGGCAATTAGAGCCGGCTGCAATGCACAAGGGGTCATGAAG GTCGGTCCTTCCAGTGACATTTGGTCTCTGGGTTGTATTCTCTACTCAATGCTCTACGGTCACGCGCCATTCAGCCACATCAGACAGATGAAACTGATGGCAATCACCGACAACAGCGTCCAGATAGACTTCCCACCTTTATCTATACCCGACAGCCAGAATGCAATAGACATGCTCAAG agATGTCTACAGAGGAATCCCAAACAGAGAGCGACAGTTGAAGAGTTGCTTAATCATCCGTGGCTTGTGGGCACTCAAGCGGTTGAGTTGTCTACAGCAAAGAGACCAGCGATGGTGTCAATTGAGAAG CCTCCTGTAGCCAATCACAACCATCTAGTTCATGATCAGCAACAAGATTTGAGAGAGATTAACAGCCATGCTATCCGTATAGCTCGAGCAGGTTTGAAGCCTCTTGCTGTGTCACAGAACAAGAAATACATGAAAATACAACAAGCAGAACTAAAG GAAAACATGGGACTCGGGACGTTGCTGAAAAATGGATTGAAGGAAAAGTATAAAAACGCCATGGACAGCATAACAGAGACATCCG AACAATCGTCATGGAGTCTCTCATGA